AGGAGGTTATCGGCGTCGTTATAAAGAAAATTCACAGAGCTGTTAGAGAGGCCGTTCTTGTTATCGAGCTTTTGAATGAGGAAGCGTGCAAGCGGAACAGGCTGGGCATGCAATTGAGAGAACGCACTGCAAAACAATACAGGCAAAAGGATACAGCAGCATAATCCGGATATTGGAATGCACCGGGCAATCCTCTTCTTCGCAAGCAACATTCGCATCGGGTTTTATAGTGGTACAAGGGTTGACCACAAAAAGTACGCCGTTTGGAAACGGCGCCGCATGATACAGTCTTCATATGCGAAGTTTTGGATCAGTATTTCATTATCTGCGTCTTTAAGTATGCGTCCAGTTCCTGTTGTTTTAACTCCAATAAGGTGCCGATCCCGGAAACTATATCGGCATCAGGGATAGCAAGGAACTGCTTCCAGCCATCGAACCCTTTCTTTTCATATACCAGCTTTGCCAGCAGGGAACCTATAGCATAGAGCGTCGACACATCGGCATTGATATCTTTCATAGATCCTTCCGGGAGGAGACCGGAGGGGCTGACATTATTATCGAGGACATATTTCTTTAATACCGCCAGCAATTGCTGATAAGGAAGCCCCGCGCTACCTCCCAGATAGGAAGCAATACCTTCATTGGCCAACCTCAATGGCGATGCAATGCCGAGATCATTTATATATTCGTGCACCAATTCATGCGGATAATATTCAGTATTACTTCCCGAGAATACAACGCCATTCTCTATCACACCACCGTTCCTGGCATAAAACATATTGCGTACATAATCCGCCCCTTTCACATTATACATTTGATGTACATCTCTGCAAGAGTAATAGGTAAACTTCTTAACGGGCAGCTTAAACAGGTGTGCCAGTGAATCATTGAATTTATTCAACGCATTTGCTTCGTTGCGGTTAAAGGTTTCCTCTGACTGTTTTAAATAGCTGATGTTACCTATTGTAGTTTTATACCAGTCTCTTGTATACCAGTCGGTATAGCTTTCAAAAACAAACTTTTTCTTTATGTTATCATAATTAGCCAGCAGGTTGTATACTGCCTGGATTGAATTGTGAGAAGTGTCGTCCCGCGATATAAATGCCATCTTTGCAATGTATTGTTTACCGGTAACTATATCCATTACGCCCAGCAAAGTTGGCTTATAGTACTCCGGGTTATCGTAGTACATACCAGAATAGTAGATCTTATAGATCAATGCTGCGTCTCCCCATTTTGCCATTGCCGAATCGCTGAACTGGTTATGCAAATATTCAAGATCCCTCCGGTTCCGGAAAAGGGAATCCACTGCGTTATAAAATTCTTCCTGCCGTTCTATATTGGCAGAATTATGTTTATGATCGAGGTTCCAGGAGATGCCTCCCAACTGTTCAATAGACTGTGCAGTTGAAGGAAAAGACCAGGTTAGCAGTAACGCTATCCCCCAAATAAAACTCCGCCCCTGCCGAAAATTCTTCATGGTATCTTTTTAAACTTGTTTTACTACCAAGGGGTACGAAAGAGCAGGCAAGGATTAAACCTGCGGACACTAAGATCGTGGTGTTTGGCCGAACAAACCATCTGCTCATACTATAATAGCGCCGTTAGTGTAAATAGAGTGCTGGCGGTTTTTACTATATTGGAGATCCGTTGCTGTCCATTTCAGGCAACGGTATAAGGTTTAGTGACGGCCAACCGGAGTAGGGCAATAGTTTGCGTAACCTGCGGGGAACGATTGGCGCCCTCAAGGGCAGTTTGCATATAGACAGTACTTACGGAAAGGCCCCAAAATATCGTTGAGTATCCCTTACCGTAACAACCTCTAAAGTTCCTAGCGAATGCGGAGGAGACACCCAAAAATGGCTATAAAGTGATTAACTTAGGATATGGCTGTCTAAGTAGTTTTATTCGACGATAATGCCTTCCTGCTGGATGCGTTTGAGATCCTGTTCTATAATATGGAACATATTGTACTGAAAGCCCGTTTTACCGATACCCGCGACTTATTGACCCGTATACAGCAATAACAGCCTGATATATACTTATGGATATCAACATTCCACCCATGGACGGCATAACAGCCATCCTTGAGATCATTGTTGCACACTCACAGGCGAAGATCATAGTGAAGGTCACAGCTATAAAATGATCGCCGATGAATGTGGCATCAGTTACCAGACCGTGAAGTCTCATATCAAGAACATATACCACAAGCTGCATGTAGCCAGCATGACGGAAGCAGTAAGTAAAGCGCTCCGGGGAAAGCTGGTATAAACCAATAGGCGGTTATCCATTACACCGGTTCAGGTCCTGTGCCTTTGTCGTCAATCTTTATTTCCCCGGTTTTGACCGGGCTTTTGGAAGGTTGTTCTTCGCCGAAGAGCACTCCCCACTGGCGGAACATTTCTGTGCGGTCGAAGATGATCTTAAGAATGGCTATTATGGGTAAAGAGAGGAACATACCCGAGATACCCGCCAGCTTGCCGCCTACGAACACACCAACGATACTAGCCAATGCGTTGATCTTTACTTTGGAGCCAACGATCCTGGGCATGAGAATATTGTTATCGAAGAACTGAACAACAGCTATAACGATAAGAACCGTCCATACCGGCCCCAGTTCCTGCGAAGATGAGACCGTTAATAAAACGGCAATGAGGTTACCTATCAGCGCTCCTATATAGGGAATAAGGTTAAGGAAGGC
The Filimonas effusa genome window above contains:
- a CDS encoding helix-turn-helix transcriptional regulator — its product is MIADECGISYQTVKSHIKNIYHKLHVASMTEAVSKALRGKLV